One part of the Hydrogenobacter sp. T-2 genome encodes these proteins:
- the soxY gene encoding thiosulfate oxidation carrier protein SoxY → MDRRRFFALSAFAVVGLTLAPALQPAFGATKLEEEVQKRLGVQLSQIKEVEDIKLTAPTIAESGANVPITVESTIPVDRVERLWIFVDKNPVPWIADVSFTPMNGQVFFSTRIKMGETSNVRAILKLKDGSYVMATREVKVTAGGCG, encoded by the coding sequence ATGGACAGGAGAAGATTTTTTGCACTGTCCGCATTTGCAGTCGTAGGTTTAACCCTTGCCCCAGCACTTCAGCCAGCCTTTGGTGCCACAAAACTTGAAGAAGAGGTGCAAAAGAGGCTTGGAGTTCAGCTGTCTCAAATCAAAGAGGTGGAAGACATCAAACTCACAGCTCCTACCATAGCAGAATCTGGTGCCAATGTACCAATCACTGTGGAGTCCACCATACCCGTGGACAGAGTAGAAAGGCTCTGGATATTCGTTGACAAAAACCCTGTGCCTTGGATAGCGGATGTGTCCTTTACTCCTATGAACGGTCAGGTCTTTTTCTCCACAAGGATAAAGATGGGAGAAACCTCCAATGTGAGGGCTATCCTCAAGCTCAAGGACGGCTCCTATGTAATGGCAACAAGGGAAGTCAAAGTTACCGCTGGCGGATGCGGATAA
- a CDS encoding thioredoxin family protein — protein MIFSVSFAKWFNKASEGLEYAQRENKPVAFYFYGNYCPYCAQMEEFVLNQEDVQKKLENFVVINLNISSDDGSRWARRLGVPGVPTLVFYDPKQERVLGVLFGSRPRGEILNTIQRICKMQNIRSC, from the coding sequence TTGATATTTTCGGTAAGTTTTGCAAAGTGGTTTAACAAAGCCTCAGAAGGTTTAGAATACGCCCAGAGAGAAAACAAGCCTGTTGCCTTCTACTTCTATGGAAACTACTGTCCCTATTGTGCCCAGATGGAGGAGTTTGTCCTTAATCAAGAAGATGTTCAAAAAAAGTTGGAGAATTTCGTAGTGATAAACCTCAACATATCCTCTGACGACGGAAGCAGATGGGCAAGAAGGTTAGGTGTTCCTGGTGTTCCTACCTTGGTCTTTTATGACCCAAAGCAGGAAAGGGTGCTTGGTGTCCTCTTCGGAAGCAGACCAAGGGGAGAAATCCTTAACACTATCCAGAGGATATGTAAGATGCAAAACATTAGGTCATGTTAA